The nucleotide sequence TGTATCGTTTTTGGTATCCCATTCCCAGCTTCCCAAGCCAGCCAATTTCTCTGCTTGAGCCATGATTTTTTGGCTTTTGGACAGGGCCAACTCGATCTTTTTGCGGTCCGTAATGTTTCGGTAATACCAGATTCTGCCATAATATTCATCATTAGAACCAAACATGGGTGATGAATAGCGTTCAAGTATTTTTCCATCTGTTAAGGCAATTTCTTCGAAACTTTTTTCCTGTCTGTTTTCATTAAGATCCTGAATCCGCCTAACAAATTCATCTGAATTGGTAAGTTGAGGAAGGACATATTCCAATGCTATTTTTCCTGACTGCAAAGCCATAACTCTATCAGGTATCCCCCAAATGTCGGCAAAATGCTGATTGAAAAATATAATTTTATCATTCTCATCAACAACAAGAATACCGTCCGGTGAAGTTTCCAGTTGAGTTTTCATCAAGACATTTCGAAACATCAACTCATCCTCGGCCTGCTTGCGCGTGGTGATGTCGATGCCTGTAACCAGGATTGCTGTTTGGCCCAGGAATGCAATCGGGGTTAACTGCACCTGCTCCCAAAGCAGATTGCCGTTTTTCTTCCGGCTACACCACTCGAACTGCTGGGTTCCTTCCTGGTCGGCCTTGCGCATCCAGGCCTGGGCATCGGCAAGTGAGTAAGGGGGTTCCAGCCAGAACTCATGGTTTTTGAGTTCGTCTAAGGATGAGAGACCGTACTGGAGCCAAGCCACGGGATTGGCATCGATGATCTCGCCGCTGTCCGGTTCCTGGATGATCATGGAGACAGGGGTATCCTTGAACAACGTTCGGAAATGTTCCTCGCTCTCACGAAGCGCCTGTTCCGTCTGCATGCGCTGGGTTATATCGCTGAACACCACAACCGACATACCTCCCTGTTCATCTTCCTGCATGGGAGCAGCAAAAACCTCCACTGGAAATACCTGGCCGTCTTTTTGCTGAAAGTATTCCTCAGCTCTATACTCCTCTCCCCTGCTTACCTTGCGGAAAAAGGGACACTCTTCAAGGGTACTTCTATATCCTTCTTCATCAAAGTGATAGTGAAACAGGTCATGGGCCTCGCTGCCCAGCAGCTCTTCCTGACTATACCCCAGAATCGATGCGACTGTCGGGTTGGAAAAGACAATTCTGCCCTCCCTGTCCATGATATAAAGCCCCTCACTCATACTGTCGATAACGGACTGAAGCCTTTTTTGGGCCTGACTGAGAGCCTCTTCAGCCTGCTTGCGCTCAGTGATGTCCTGATTAAAGCCCTGGTAGCCGAGGGTATTTCCGTCTTCATCTTTTATCACATTGATATTTTCAGACACCCAGAAATGCCTGCCGCTTCTATGGCTTAGTCTACACTCAAAGTTTGTGACTTTGCCGTATTTCTCCAGCAAGCGTTTAAGATTATCCTGGTCAGCAGGGTCTACATAGATTTGAGCGGCAATGTCGAATACGGAATCCATCAAATGGCGGGGAGAATCATAACCATGCATCTGGGCAAGGGTATTGTTAACTGACAGGTAACGACCATCTGGTGTGGTAGTAAAAAAACCAACTGGAGCGTTCATCAAAATGTCTTGAGGATTTTGAAAGATGATTTGGTTAGACATATTTTTTTTGGAATGTCTGGTCATAATCAACTCCACATAAGGACATGGTTTCTACGAAAAAATAAGAGCAAGGGTATAATGTAGTCCGAAGAAGGATAACTGAGCATACGGGCAAAAGAATTCCTCGCAAAGAAGAATTGCCCTTTAGTGTTAGAGATGAAGAAGGGTGCAGGATTATTTCGAAAGTGCTCCGTAAGTGAAGCTGGCAGGATAACATCACAATTTAGACCATGGGCTAAGTTCTTTCCACAAGTCATTTCTCTACTCCTTACCTTTGAGAATAGTGCATAACACCGGATAAATATCAATTGAGCACCAATCAACTATCATCATTTTAGTGGACATTAATCAATTACTTTGTTACCATATTCACAAATATTTGTAAACAACCATAAAGGTTGTTTTTGGTATTTTTGAAAAAAATGACTTAAAGTTCAATATTTACGGCCATTTTTTTAATTTCTATGCTGGGAAATAATTGCTGAAAATAAAATGGCAAAAATAATGATTGGCACAGATGGCTTGGGGAATTGTAAATTAATAGTAGCCAGTATCTATGTGTATGCGACTGCAAAGACACCTTTGTAGCCATCAGAGCAAGAGCCGACACTACGTGAAGCTGTTCTTACGATGGGTTCATGGACGGCCATCTAGTTCGAAAAAGCGACGGAAAACCCGGAACCACCAGCCTCTGGCGGGCGCTTTTGCTTCTCCATGGCGGCTTCATTGTTTATCGAATTTTGATGCAAAATATGAAAAGAGGTCCTTGAAAATGGGGTTATGTGTGGGCAACTGTCAGTGCCCCAGGCAATCGTTTCTGGTCATCACGCAAGCGTCAAGACAATACATGACGCCCGGCGGGCACAGAGCCTCGCATTGGTCCCGTTTCTCGTCGCAGGCCCACAGGATGCTCCTGAACGTTTCGTTGCAGCAGTTGTTGCAGTCAATCAGGTCGGGGCAGCCGTGGATGCAATCAATGTAAGTGCCAGTGACGGCGTGAAGGTTGGGCGTTGCCATGAACAGTAAGGCCAGGGCCAGGATGGTGGTCAGAAATAGTTTTTTCATTTCTTACTCTTAAAAAGAGACTTGAGGGAACAATTGATCCGAATAACCAAGTCACCCTCACTGTGCCCAGCGCACGGCACGTACATAGTAGGTATTGTACTTAAAGTAGCTGTAAAAGTAGCCGTTGTAGAAGTAGACGAGCCATGCCGTGTTTGTATAGAAGGGGTCGGTAGTAGAGGACCAGTAAAGTCTATTTTGCACGTCCATTAAATTTTTGCAATCCGAATGATACAGTTCCGCTAATTCAAACATTGTTGGCAACCGCCATCCAGTATGCCCGCCCATCGCAAGGCTGGAAGCATAGCTCATGGCATCATCCCAGTTCATGCGTACGACAGTTGTCTTCTGCCACATCAGGCCTCTGCCATTGTCCGTCACCGTCCCGTTCCCATTGTCCACTAACCGCTGGGCCTGGGCTTCGTCGGACATGACCAGTCCGGTCAGGCAGAGCATAAAGACCAGGGTCACAATGGTCATTCTGACAATACTTAGCATGTTCTTTCTCCGTGTGTTGTTGAATGTTCAGAACGTCACCAGCACCGACCAATTGAGCCCCCAGCGCATCTCCTGCCGTCGGTCCAGGTGGAACCCGACAGGTCGGCTCCGGTCAGTTTGGCCGCGGACAGGCTGGCCCCGGACAGATCGGCCTCCCTCAGATCGGCCCCTCTCAGGTTGGCCCCGAACAGATCGGCCCCTCTCAGGTTGGCCCCGAACAGATCGGCCTCGACCAGATCTGCCTCCCTCAGATCGGCCCCCCCCAAATCGGCCCCTCTCAGGTTGGCCTTGCTCAGGAAGGCCCGGCTCAGGTCGGCCCCGATCAGGTTGGCCCCTCTCAGATTAGTCCTGAGCAGGGTGGCCCCTCTCAGATTGGCCTTGGCCAAGGAAGCCCCTTCCAGGTTGCATCCAAAGCAGAGATTCGTATACAGCAATCTATCAAGATCATCTTGGTCATAAGCCTCAGCTGTCCCCATGGCCATAAGACAAAAAAGTCCTGCCATTACTGCGATTCCTGATATCTTCACACTCCATTTTTTCATAACAACCCTCCGTGGTTGAGTGTTGATATTTCTCAATTATTAAGCACTATCTATGCCACACAATAAAGCCATTAAATAACAGCATATTGTCAACATTGCCAACAGAACTGACTCTTAAGTTTGCGCCAACATGGTTGGCAGTAGTTGGCACTTTAGCTTGTGTCCAGGGTGTTGACTTGCGAGACAGGCCAGAGTTCTGCCCTTAACTGGACATTACACTGCCTTGGGGGGAAGTTACAAGAAATATATTGTGACTGGAGTGGGAATAATGGCAGCTGCATGGCCAGATATCCTGCCTAAACCCGGAGCATGAACAGCTGGCTCAGCAGCTCCGGGAGGCAGGTAGTCTTCAAAATTCAGGGGGCTGGACTACCCCAGAAAGCCGGAGGTTTGTATAACGTTAAGGCTGTGGGTTCGGCGCGTTAGCGAAGATACCCACTATAGCCTCTTGTTAGCTATCCATTATTTCAGTGTGCCCTTCAGATACTGCTGGCGAGTATCCTCTGGGAATTTCTCAATCGCGTATCTCAACATGGTGCGAGGCATGTTTCGATAGTGTTTCTTCAAAAAAGCTTCTTCCGTATTCTTGTCTCGCTTGCCGACCTCTCTCAACATCCATCCGACCGCTTTATGAATTAAGTCTTCTTTGTCGGAAACAAACATTTCGGCGACTTTGAGGGTTTCATCATACTCATCATTCTTGATAAAATGAAATGTGGACATGATCGCAATGCGGCGCTCCCATATGGATGCTGAGTGTGCAAGTGTGTATAATGGCTTGCGTGATCTATGTTCCAGATAAGCACCGACAATGTGCTCGGCAGATGTATCAACAAGATCCCAGTTATTAATGTGCCGAGTTTGACCCATGTATAATCGATAAATCTCTGTCTGTTCGTCGGGGGTACCTTTCTTGAATTTCTGAGCAAGGATTATCAATGCAAGGAGCCTTTCTTCATGAATCTCCGATTGGATCAGGGCTAAAACATCGGTTGTGGGTAGGTCTTGATATTTGCGAGCAATACGACGTGTCGCCGGAACACGAATGCCGAGAAACCTGTCGCCTTCACCATATTCTCCTGGACCGGTTTTGAAAAAACGCTGCAACACTACGGCATCTGATGGAACAGCGTGTTCTCTTAATGCTGTTCGGACATTTTTCAGTATGCTGGTTCTCATTTTATCTTTGGCTAACGCCAACCATCAGCGGCGCGCGCCTTTGGCGCGTCCGCTGGATGGTTTTGTTAGCTATTTTCTTTCATTAACTTTGCCAACTCTTTGATGCTAATTGGCGGATTACTTCTATGTAGCATTCTATGGCAGTTTGAACACAACGCTGACAAATCGTTAATGGTCGTTATTGTTTGCTTTTTTAATGATGCAAGTGGTTTGTTATGATGCGCCTCAATAAATCCATAACCAAGATGCCCATATTTTTCACCAAAATCAAATCCGCATACTTCACACTTGTAACTAGATAGCGATGCTTTGAACTCTTTAACTAAGCGCGAAGACCTTTCTAGTTTCAAATGTTTTTTTAGATTTCTTCTGCCTTCGATATCAGAAAAAGGTTCTGCTGGGTCGTCGAAATAGTAGCTCCCTTCTTTAATAATTATATCCAGCAAATCTGCTGTTTCCTCACTAATGTATCTAAATGTTCCAGCTCCCCAGCCTGGCACACCAATACTTTCAAGTTCCTTATAGGTAAGGCCTTTTATTGCCTTTTTCTCATTTAGTGGTTTGAACTTTTTGAAATAAAGATAGCTACCGTCTCTTTCTGTAATTGTTGAACGACCCCATAATACTAATGTACTATCGGTGTCTCTATAAACAAAATATGCTTTTCCTTCGGCTCGTTCGCTGAATTCGCCTACAGCACTTTTCCACCAATATTCCGTGCATAATGTAGATTCCCAACATGTAGCTTGGCATACCCCTTTTTTATTGATTTTATACCCAGTCTTCACAACATCGTTTTTGCACTGAAATAGCCTTCTGTCCCGGTCTGCGTGTTGGCAATGACCGCACCATTCCTGATTATTGAAAGCTGTTCTGATTATTATGGGCATACTTCCTCTCTGATTTAGCTAACAAGTTGTTACAAAATATCCAAGTATTATTCCAACCGACATGATATACATGATTTAAGTTTATTGAAGCCTACGTGCATTCATTTACAGAAGTCCAAATCTGCCTAAATTGTCAAGCCTTGTCTTCACAGTGTTCAGAAATCATAGCCAGAACTACCCCAGCAAGATAGCCGGATTGCAAAAATCAAGTCTGTATTTTTTCCTCTCCAAAGAACTTGCTGAATACCCTGTGAAAGTCCTCCAGATTAACAGGTTTTCCTATATAATCATCCATCCCGGACTCCAGGAACCTTTCCCTGTCACCGGGCTGGGTATGGGCGGTTACTGCGATAATGGGAATATCTTTCTTTGGGCCTATGGTAGTTGACTCTCGGATTGCCTTTGTTGCCTCCACCCCGGTCATGACCGGCATTTGAATGTCCATAAGGATGCAGTCGAATTCCTTTTCCTGCAACATATCCACAGCTTCCTTGCCGTTCTTGGCCAGGGTCACTGTTTGTCCGTCTTTTTCAAGTATTCTTTTGATAAATACCTGGTTCAGCGGATCATCTTCAGCCAGGAGGATATTTAGACTGCCTGCTTTTCTAAATGATTGATTTGTTTTCTCGGCAATCTGAAAATTTTCCTTTTTTAACATTTTGAAGGGCAATGCCACATGTACAGTTGTTCCCTGGCCTGGCTCGCTTTCCACAGAGATGTTTCCGTTCATTATGCTCACCAGCCGTCGAACTATGACCAAACCAAGACCAGCACCTTGATACTGCCTGGTCATAGTGCCATCTACCTGGGAAAAAGGCTGAAACAGCTTGTCTAACTTGTCTTCAGGGATGCCCGTACCAGTGTCAGTAATGGAGAATAAAATACGCTTATGGTCATTATCAGACTGTGATGCTGGAGATATATTCACGCTTACACTCCCGCTGTCAGTAAATTTAACTGCATTGCCCACAAGGTTGAAAAGAACCTGCTGCACCCTTGTGTCGTCTCCGATGAGCGTTTCTGGGAGCGAATAATCAATAAAAAAATCCAAAGAGAGCTCTTTCTCACTGGCTGGAATTACAAAGAGATCATTCAAAGAGTCACAAATACTTTTAAGGTTGATTTCATTTTCCCGGATTATCATTTTGCCGGCATCAATACTGGAAAGATCAAGGATATCGGATAAAAGTTGAGTCAGCCTCCTGGCTGAAATATTCCCCAAATTGACCAGCTCCTCCTGATCCTGCTTAAGGCCTGTTGATGATAACAACTGCATCATGCCCATTATTCCGTTCAAAGGTGTGCGAATCTCATGGCTCATATTGGCCAGGAATTCGGACTTGGCTTGGTTGGCGGATTCGGCCTGCTCCTTGGCCTTTTGTTCTGTATTTAAACTTCTTGCCAGTTGGAGATTGCTCAAGCTAAGTTTGGCAATAAGAGAGGCAAAGCGTGTATAAAACTGCGTTACCAAGTCCACAGTTTTTCGGGACCAGCGTGGGACTTTATAAAGGGCATTGATGTACTTATCCTCATCAAATCCGTACTTCCTGGCCTGGGCTCGAAAAAAATCCTCGTCCAGTTCTTCTTCCTTGAAAAAAAACTGTCCGATAAACAAGTTGCCCAAGTGGTTGTCGCCCACTACAATAGGGGTAGCAACATCCCACATGTTGTTCTTGCATTTATAGAGCTTGTATTCACCGGGAGTTATTCCTTTGGAAAGGATCAAGTCGCTTTCCAGACAGTTTCGGCGGGTTTCAGGATTCACACGATGAAATTTTGTGCATATGTCCTGCCAGCCTGTGGAAACAAGAATGTTACCCCTTAGGTCAATAATAGCAACACCTATATTTGTTAAGGCATAGAATTCTTCCATGAAGGCCTGCACACTCTTTACATCCAGGATATCGCTCAATTCAAGCGTCCCAATATAACCTTCCGGCTGAAGTATTGCGGCAAGCTTTCTGCGAACCTTGGCCTCACTTTCTTGAAGTGCCTCCTGGATGCGTTTACGTTCTGTGATATCCTGCCAGGCAACTATACCACCAGTGATTCGATTATCTGCGTCAAGGATTGGACCTGCATCGCAAATCAGTGGAATAACCCGGCCATCCGCATGACGCTGCACAATCTCCTGCCCCAAAACGGTTTCTCCGTCCATAACAGCCTTTGGCAAAGGTAACTCCTCTGTCTTTGCCTTTGTCACGCCATCAGACAGGTAAACCTCCCATTCGTCCAGAATCTGCTCCACCGACAAACCAATGTGTCTTTCCAAGGGCCAGCCCATCATCTCCAGGCCATGACGACTGACCTGCTGCAATCTCATGTCAGAGTCAGCAATGGTTATACCCAGCGGGATATACTTCATCAATGCCTCAAAAGTTTGTCTGCCTTCTTCAGCTTCCTGCATTGCTGCCTGCAAAGATTGCTCAGCTTGCTTCTGCTCGGTTATGTCCCTTACCCACTCCAGAAAAAACTCAACATTATTAGCTTGATCCAACAAAGGTATTACCCGCACATCAACCCATGTACCGTCAGGCAGTTCAGCCTCAGCACGAAATGCTTTTTTGGTCTTAAGCACAGATGCGGCTTTACAGTCAGGACATATATCATCATAGCCCCTGTATGTGCGGTAACATTTGGTATTTAGCTTCCTTTTTTCCGGGGGAACGGCTGCAAAACCCTGCCAGTTGCTGTAGATAATGTTCATGTCCGAATCATGTATAGAAATCATATCCGGAAGCATGGACAACATTTTTTGAAAGCGTTCTTCGTTTTGCTTCAGTGTATCTTCAAGTTGCCTGTATTCTGATATATCCTGGACTGTAGCAAAAACCAGGGGAGCTTTACTCTGTCTGTACTGTATAATGCCTGTGGTCCTTACGGATAAAACCTTTCCATCCTTGCGGATAATCCTGAATACTTCAGGTCTTAGTTCTCGGCTTCCGGATGTGATACACTCATTAAACCAATGGAATATTGATTCCATATCTTCCGGGTGAAAAATCTTTTTATGAGAAGCCGGATCGCTGATTTCAGACTTTTCGTACTGCAAAAAATCACACATAGCATCAGACCAGCTTACTTCCCTAACTTCCATATCCCAGATAAAGTCCCCAATTTTTGCCATTCTCTGCGCAGCAACAAGTCTTTGCTCACTTTGCCTCAACTTTTCCTCAGCCTGAACAATGCGCATTACAGCTTCTATTCGGGCAAGTAACAGTTCTTTATGGACCGGTTTTGTTAAATATCCGTCAGCACCGGCTCGCAGACCTTGGGCCTGATCTTCAGGACTGGTCTTTACCCCGGACAAAAAAAGGATATGAGTATCTGCAATATCCGGATCAGCCTTGACCTGCATGCAAATATCAAAGCCGCTGGCATCTGGAAGATTGACATCCAGCAATACCAGATCAGGTTTCTTTACGGGAATCAGCTCTAAACATTCAAAGCCCGTTTCAGCTCTGAGAACCCTGTAACCGGCAGAAGTCAGGATCTTTTCAATGATCAATATATATTCAGGGTCATCATCTGCTATAAGGATGGAACGGAAGGCATGCCTGTCCGTAAAAGGAGCTTCATATAATTTGTCTGTGCTTGTCATTAATATCTCCTTAGATATAAAGCCGATCAACCAAACCTATGGCAAAATAAAAATATATCGGATTACTTTTAATCTCATGCGTGATTTGATTCTATAGTGATTATCTATGTCATTTTTGACCTGACTTGCTCGGCAAGATGAGATATACGCTTGTTCCTTTGCCAGGCTCACTTTCAACCCAGATTTTACCACCATGCTTCTCCACAAACTCTTTGCAAAGGATAAGCCCCAGACCTGTGCCTTTTTCCCCGTCTGTTCCATATTGTCTTTTGCTTTTATCAACAGAAAAAACCGAAGATAGAATAGCTTCATTCATACCTATTCCGTCATCTTGGACACAGACTTCAACATCTGATCCAGCCTTCCTTGCGGTTACAGATATATTGCCACCAGGATTTGTAAACTTGACTGCATTGAAGACCAGATTACGAACTATGGTGCTCAACATTGGCTGATCAGCCAGCACTAAAATATCCTGGGGGATATCGTATTTAATAAAAATCCCCTTCTTTTCAGCCAAATCTCTGGCAGTACTTAGAATTTGGATAATAATTTCATGAAGATTGCATTTTTCAGGGCTGAAATTCATGCCTCCCTGGCTCATACGTGCCCATTGCATCAAGTCATTAAGAAGTTCCAGTGCGTTTTTCGAACTCTTCAGCATTTCAGCTGATATGAGACTGATATCTTCCTGGGAAATGGATCCTGCTTCCTGGGCAAGGATTTGCGATGTGCTGTATATACCGGAAATAGGGGATTTGAGATCATGGGCAATAATGGAAAATAGCTTGTCCTTTTCAGCGTTTACCTTTTCAAGCTGCTGGTTGATGTTCTTAATTTCCTCTTCGGCCTTTTTTCGTTCTGTTATGTCAGACAAAATACAATGAGTTCTTATGAATTTTCCTTCAGAATCACGTTGGGTTCTACCCTCAAGCAAGACAAAAAACGGGGAGCCGCTTTTATGGATCAGCTCCAACTCTCCTTTGACACACCCGGTATATTTGAATTCCTCAAATGTTTCAGGATAGATATATCTGGTCCGCTTCGACCATAACTCACCAAAATCCCTACCCAAAATCTCAAAGCGCTCGTAACCAAGCAATTCACATAATCTATCATTTACATCAATATATTGACCATCTTCATTTAGAGATTGATACGCAATAGGAGAATTTTCAAAAAGAGATCTGAATCGTGCTTCACTTTCAACAAGTAAATTTTGAGCTTGTTTTAGTTTAGTAATATCCTGAACTGCACCGATCATAAATTCAGGTTTGCCGTTATCATCCATCTCAACCATTCCTCTGGCATGGACATACCTTACATCCCCTGTATCCTGACGGATAATACGGTGCTCTATATCATAAGGCTCGCCATTTTCCATCGCCCTGGCAAAAGCATCTTCAATGGCAATTTTGTCATCAGGATGTGCGATTGGGAGAAGCTGAGGCGTCGTTAGCTGAATATCAGCAACTCCATGAATTCTTTTCCAGTTATCTGACAAAACCCAGCTATCGTCGTTTATGTTCCACTCCCAGCTTCCCAAGCCAGTCAATTCCTCTGCTTGAGCCATGATTTTCTGGCTTTTGGACAGGGCCAACTCGGTCTGCTTACGGTCTGTGATCTCAAAAGTTATTGTTCCTACCCCAAGAAGTAATCTATGCTCATCATGGACAGGAAATTTTTTTGTAATGAAGGTTCTTGTCTCTCCTTTCTCATCTAATGAGGACTCTTCAACGGTAATTGATCTTCCTGGAGACAGCTCAAGGGCTTTCCTGTCATTCTCCATATACTCTTGGATCTGCTCAGGAGTTGAAATTCCCTGAAACAGTTCCTTATCTGTCTTGCCAATTACTTGTGGCAAGGTATGACCGGTTAACTTCGTGTAGGCATTGTTTATCAGAACGTATTTCAGCGAAGGATCCTTAAATACCGCTATATGCTCTGAATTTTGCAGCATCTGGAAAAAGATTCTCTGCATTTCTTCAGTTCTTTTCCGTTCGGTAATATCTCTGATTATTTCTACAATATATTCGATATTGCCATTTTCAGAAATGACCGGGTTAGCTCTGCAACTGAAATAGGTATCCAGCTCAGAAACATACTTTTCTCGAAATACTGGCTTTTTAGTCCTTATGGCATCTATACTGGCGCAGTTATCACAATTTGTTTGCCTGCCAAGAAGTTCGTAACACTTGTTTCCATGGACGTCTTCAGGGCTTTTTCCCAGGAATTCATATCCTGCTTTGTTGTACCTGATAACTGTGAGATCAGGCCTTTTGATACTTAATATGTCAGGGGCATTCTCCAGAAAGCCATTAAGCAGACGTATCTGCTTATCAAGAGCCTGCCTGCTTTTTCTAAGCTCTTCCTCTTTTTGCTTTCTGCTTGTTATATCTCGTGAACTGAATAGCAATTTGCCAGGATGAAAGTCTGTTTGCTGGACAGTTTTGCCAATGG is from Desulfonatronovibrio magnus and encodes:
- a CDS encoding PAS domain-containing sensor histidine kinase, with product MQLSKKNIQPIPTIFPDPHDILMNAPIGVFTSTPEGRYIDVNYTKSRMLGYESPQELMSCITDIASQVYANPEDRIEFMRLMEKHGEVVNLECRFQRKDGTEFWVSRNVRALRDEKGHIFAYQGFNIDVTEQKEAEKTLSESEDRFKALHNASFGGIFIHDKGIILDCNRGLSEITGYEYDELIGMDGLLLISEKSRENVMSNILAGYERPYEAFGVRKNGQEYPLRLEARNIPYKGKQVRVVEFRDITDQKKAELEAQYNRELLELITDNMFDLVALTDLNGNFEFAGKSHSMLGYDHDYLIGRNVLEFVHPEDQHRIASEFKDFVQSKDDGRKTEFRYRCRDGTYLWLETIGKTVQQTDFHPGKLLFSSRDITSRKQKEEELRKSRQALDKQIRLLNGFLENAPDILSIKRPDLTVIRYNKAGYEFLGKSPEDVHGNKCYELLGRQTNCDNCASIDAIRTKKPVFREKYVSELDTYFSCRANPVISENGNIEYIVEIIRDITERKRTEEMQRIFFQMLQNSEHIAVFKDPSLKYVLINNAYTKLTGHTLPQVIGKTDKELFQGISTPEQIQEYMENDRKALELSPGRSITVEESSLDEKGETRTFITKKFPVHDEHRLLLGVGTITFEITDRKQTELALSKSQKIMAQAEELTGLGSWEWNINDDSWVLSDNWKRIHGVADIQLTTPQLLPIAHPDDKIAIEDAFARAMENGEPYDIEHRIIRQDTGDVRYVHARGMVEMDDNGKPEFMIGAVQDITKLKQAQNLLVESEARFRSLFENSPIAYQSLNEDGQYIDVNDRLCELLGYERFEILGRDFGELWSKRTRYIYPETFEEFKYTGCVKGELELIHKSGSPFFVLLEGRTQRDSEGKFIRTHCILSDITERKKAEEEIKNINQQLEKVNAEKDKLFSIIAHDLKSPISGIYSTSQILAQEAGSISQEDISLISAEMLKSSKNALELLNDLMQWARMSQGGMNFSPEKCNLHEIIIQILSTARDLAEKKGIFIKYDIPQDILVLADQPMLSTIVRNLVFNAVKFTNPGGNISVTARKAGSDVEVCVQDDGIGMNEAILSSVFSVDKSKRQYGTDGEKGTGLGLILCKEFVEKHGGKIWVESEPGKGTSVYLILPSKSGQK